From the Candidatus Schekmanbacteria bacterium genome, the window GTGTGAAAGAAAACTGCCGTATTGTTGAGGATAGACTGGATGTTTATATTCTTGAAAAATCACCTCTATTCCAGAATCTTCATACTTCTTAAAATTCATATAATCTTTTCCCCCTGCTCCTGCCAAATATTTGTTAGCGCCAATTCTCTTACATATACCGATTAGTCTTTCATCTGCATCATCTGGTAAATCATCCATTTCTGATGAACTGAGTGTTTTGGTCTTAATTCCTAAAAATGACATAATTTTTATTATAAGGGCAATATTTAAATCTTTCAGGTAAATAAATTCTTTTTCAATAATTTTTTTTATTTCAGGAAAATATTCCATAAAATAAGGAGCAGATGAATAGTTAATTTCAAGGGCTTTGAGATGTTTTCTTTTCCAATGTTTTTTTCTGTCAATGGTAACTTCAAAAATCTTCTGAGGAAATCTATAATTCACGGGCACTGTAAGCCACATTGAAGAGTTGGCTGTTTTAATCTTGTTTCTATTTTGCCACTCATTCTTTTTGTATTGGACAGTATCCAAAAAGACAAAGACATCACAGCTTGAAATCTTGTCAAAATAACCAAGCCATGGCAAATATTGAGGTTGATGGACAGATACAATCATAATCACTTTGAATCGAGGGAAACATTATAAAAAATTGGATTGCTTACCGCTTTCCCCCCATCCTTAAAATTAACCATTAATCTAAAATAGCCTTTATCATTAGAGCCTGCAGAAAATAAAAACTTCTTTTCAAAGGGCAGCATTATCTCCTTTTTTATAAAAATTTTCCCATTTCTTACTATAGTTAAAAATGCCTCTTCTTTTTTCCCATACTTTTCACTAATCATAACAGATAAAATCGCTTCTCCACTCACCTTTAATGATTCACCCATTTCTGCTTCATTAACCTGCTCCTTATCACTCAATAGAAACTCATCAATGACAATTTCTCCGGAATTGCTCTGCCTTACAGCATAACAACGACCATTCTTTAATGCTTGAATGATGCTTTTTTTTGACAAGTTATCTGTAATAAAAATAGTTTTAACTTCATCAATCTTCTCATCCTCATCTCCATGATAATCTATACCTCCAACCGTCCAAATTGGTTTATTCCTCTCCTTTCTTATAAAATCTAAAAGTAAGATATCCCACTCTTTTCCTGCCTCAATCATTGTCGCAGTATCACGATATAAACCTTCAAAAGCGGTATAATTGTAGGTTTTTAGCAAATCTTCTACATATTTTGGCGTCAACATTCTTACACCGTTGATTTCTCTTTCTTTGTAAGATTCAGGATGTGCCCATATTGACAATATTTCCTTCTCGTTGGCGTAATCAATCAATTCCTGATAAGGAATCACTCCGGCATTACTTTCATATTGGTTAAAAAGCGTACTTTGGAAGGGATGATAGTTGATTATTAAAAGAAGTGATATAATCGAACATATCAACCCAAAAGCTTTAGCAAATTTTTCTCCTGTAAAATAAAGCAAGAAAGACAATATAAAAGCAAACAAAAAGAAAAGAGCTTTAGGCGTAAGCTCTTTTACATATCGGAGAGAAAAACCGTTATGTATTACAGGCAAATCATCTATTTCCTCCGCACTATGAAAGCCAACAAGAAGAATATGCTTTTGCCAATTATTTGCCGTTAAATTTCCATTAAAAATACTCCCCGACCAAAAATAATGGGCTGTTGATTCAACGCCAGGTATAACAACTACATTTTTTCTTCTTTTATTGATATCCTCAATCTCTTCAATATATTCAGATGCTCCTCTTTTCGTAACGCTTTGAAGTTCATAGTCTTTTTT encodes:
- a CDS encoding PHP domain-containing protein, which encodes MNRVSIKKLFFHFFSFLSLFLFCISICYGMKIDGLIHLHSQFSTGRNSLEEIVDKAKEKGIKAVLMTDHDVIKVEYGIPPFRNIFKKDYELQSVTKRGASEYIEEIEDINKRRKNVVVIPGVESTAHYFWSGSIFNGNLTANNWQKHILLVGFHSAEEIDDLPVIHNGFSLRYVKELTPKALFFLFAFILSFLLYFTGEKFAKAFGLICSIISLLLIINYHPFQSTLFNQYESNAGVIPYQELIDYANEKEILSIWAHPESYKEREINGVRMLTPKYVEDLLKTYNYTAFEGLYRDTATMIEAGKEWDILLLDFIRKERNKPIWTVGGIDYHGDEDEKIDEVKTIFITDNLSKKSIIQALKNGRCYAVRQSNSGEIVIDEFLLSDKEQVNEAEMGESLKVSGEAILSVMISEKYGKKEEAFLTIVRNGKIFIKKEIMLPFEKKFLFSAGSNDKGYFRLMVNFKDGGKAVSNPIFYNVSLDSK